Proteins from a single region of Halichoerus grypus chromosome 13, mHalGry1.hap1.1, whole genome shotgun sequence:
- the CEP76 gene encoding centrosomal protein of 76 kDa isoform X1, translating into MSLPPEKASELKQLIHQQLSKMDVHGRIREILAETIREELAPDQQQLSTEDLIKALRRRGIIDDVMKELNFVTDSVDQELPSSPKQPVCFTDRHSTLLKKTNIDPTRRYLYLQVLGGKAFLEHLQEPEPLPGQVCSTFTLCLHFRNQRFRSKPVPCACEPDFHDGFLLEVHRESLGDGTRMADSTTMLSISDPVHMVLIKTDIFGETTLVASYFLEWRSVLGSENGMTSLTVELMGVGTESKVSVGILNIKLEMYPPLNQTLSQEVVNTQLALERQKTAEKERLFLVYAKQWWREYLQIRPSHSSRLVKIFAQDENGINRPVCSYIKPLRAGRLLDTPRQAARFVNVLGYERAPVIGGGGKQEQWCTLLAFLCRNKGDCEDHANLLCSLLLGYGLEAFVCVGTKAKGVPHAWVMTCGTDGTITFWESLTGHRYIHKPANPDESPVAEQPKPLYPYRTIGCVFNHQMFLGNCQPSDSVEICVFDLNDESKWKPMSEEAIKSVCAPGATTSLPPFPPLCASTIDASVTSNEIEMQLRLLVSEHRKDLGLTTVWEDQLSYLLSPALASYEFERTTSISAGNEEFQDAIRRAVPDGHTFKGFPIHFVYRNARRAFATCLRSPFCEEIICCRGDQVRLAVRVRVFTYPESACAVWIMFACKYRSVL; encoded by the exons ATGTCGCTGCCTCCGGAGAAAGCCTCGGAGCTGAAGCAGCTCATCCACCAGCAGCTGAGCAAG ATGGATGTCCATGGCAGAATAAGAGAAATCCTTGCTGAGACAATACGGGAAGAATTGGCACCGGATCAACAGCAGTTATCAACAGAAGATTTGATCAAAGCCCTTAGACGTCGGGGAATCATTGATGATGTGATGAAAGAACTTAATTTTGTTACT GATAGTGTTGATCAAGAGCTACCTTCCTCTCCAAAACAACCTGTTTGTTTTACTGATAGACATTCAACgttgttaaaaaaaa CTAATATTGATCCAACACGGAGGTATCTTTACCTTCAGGTTTTGGGTGGAAAAGCTTTCTTGGAACATCTACAAGAACCTGAGCCTTTACCAGGACAAGTTTGTTCAACCTTTACTTTATGTTTACATTTTCGAAACCAACGTTTTCGTTCTAAACCTGTTCCATGTGCCTGTGAACCAGATTTTCATGATGGCTTTTTACTTGAAGTACACAGAGAAAGCTTAG GTGATGGAACTCGAATGGCTGATTCAACAACAATGTTATCAATAAGTGATCCAGTTCATATGGTGCTAATCAAAACAGACATATTTGGTGAGACTACTTTGGTGGCATCCTATTTTCTCGAATGGCGATCAGTTTTGGGCTCAGAAAATGGAATGACCAGTCTTACTGTGGAACTTATGGGTGTAG gCACAGAATCAAAAGTTTCTGtgggaattttaaatataaaacttgagATGTACCCACCACTCAATCAAACATTATCTCAAGAAGTAGTGAACACACAG ctTGCTTTGGAACGTCAGAAAACTGCAGAGAAAGAGCGATTATTTCTTGTATATGCAAAGCAGTGgtggagagaatatttgcaaattcgACCTTCACACAGCTCACGGCTGGTTAAGATTTTTGCACAG gaTGAAAATGGGATAAATAGACCAGTTTGTTCCTATATTAAACCACTTCGAGCTGGGAGGCTTCTGGATACTCCAAGGCAGGCAGCAAGATTTGTTAATGTCCTTGGTTATGAAAGAGCCCCTGTTATTGGAGGAGGAGGTAAACAGGAACAGTGGTGCACTCTGCTGGCCTTTCTCTGTAGAAACAAG gGTGACTGTGAAGATCATGCTAACCTTCTATGCAGCCTTCTTCTTGGATATGGATTAGAAGCCTTTGTCTGTGTTGGGACTAAGGCAAAAGGAGTACCTCACGCGTGGGTTATGACCTGTGGAACTGATGGGACTATCACTTTTTGGGAGAGTTTAACAGGACACAG gTACATCCACAAACCTGCCAATCCTGATGAATCTCCAGTTGCTGAACAGCCCAAACCATTGTACCCATATCGAACAATTGGTTGTGTTTTCAATCATCAGATGTTCCTGGGAAATTGTCAGCCCTCTGACTCAGTAGAAATCTGTGTATTTGATTTGAATGATGAATCCAAATGGAAACCCATGAGTGAAGAAGCAATCAAATCTGTTTGTGCTCCGGGAGCTACAacatcccttcctccctttccccctctgtGTGCATCCACAATTGATGCTTCTGTAACaagtaatgaaatagaaatgcAGCTAAGGCTGCTAGTGTCAGAACACAGGAAG GATCTTGGTCTCACTACTGTTTGGGAAGACCAGCTTTCCTATCTCTTATCACCAGCTTTGGCTTCTTATGAATTTGAACGTACAACAAGTATATCTGCAGGcaatgaagaatttcaagatgcCATAAGGAGAGCTGTACCTGATGGTCACACATTTAAAGGGTTCCcaatacattttgtatatagaaatgcaaggcGTGCATTTGCCACATGTCTTCG GTCTCCTTTCTGTGAAGAAATAATCTGTTGCCGTGGAGACCAGGTGCGACTGGCAGTTCGTGTCCGAGTGTTTACTTACCCTGAATCTGCATGTGCTGTTTGGATCATGTTTGCTTGTAAATATCGCTCGGTATTATAG
- the CEP76 gene encoding centrosomal protein of 76 kDa isoform X2 → MDVHGRIREILAETIREELAPDQQQLSTEDLIKALRRRGIIDDVMKELNFVTDSVDQELPSSPKQPVCFTDRHSTLLKKTNIDPTRRYLYLQVLGGKAFLEHLQEPEPLPGQVCSTFTLCLHFRNQRFRSKPVPCACEPDFHDGFLLEVHRESLGDGTRMADSTTMLSISDPVHMVLIKTDIFGETTLVASYFLEWRSVLGSENGMTSLTVELMGVGTESKVSVGILNIKLEMYPPLNQTLSQEVVNTQLALERQKTAEKERLFLVYAKQWWREYLQIRPSHSSRLVKIFAQDENGINRPVCSYIKPLRAGRLLDTPRQAARFVNVLGYERAPVIGGGGKQEQWCTLLAFLCRNKGDCEDHANLLCSLLLGYGLEAFVCVGTKAKGVPHAWVMTCGTDGTITFWESLTGHRYIHKPANPDESPVAEQPKPLYPYRTIGCVFNHQMFLGNCQPSDSVEICVFDLNDESKWKPMSEEAIKSVCAPGATTSLPPFPPLCASTIDASVTSNEIEMQLRLLVSEHRKDLGLTTVWEDQLSYLLSPALASYEFERTTSISAGNEEFQDAIRRAVPDGHTFKGFPIHFVYRNARRAFATCLRSPFCEEIICCRGDQVRLAVRVRVFTYPESACAVWIMFACKYRSVL, encoded by the exons ATGGATGTCCATGGCAGAATAAGAGAAATCCTTGCTGAGACAATACGGGAAGAATTGGCACCGGATCAACAGCAGTTATCAACAGAAGATTTGATCAAAGCCCTTAGACGTCGGGGAATCATTGATGATGTGATGAAAGAACTTAATTTTGTTACT GATAGTGTTGATCAAGAGCTACCTTCCTCTCCAAAACAACCTGTTTGTTTTACTGATAGACATTCAACgttgttaaaaaaaa CTAATATTGATCCAACACGGAGGTATCTTTACCTTCAGGTTTTGGGTGGAAAAGCTTTCTTGGAACATCTACAAGAACCTGAGCCTTTACCAGGACAAGTTTGTTCAACCTTTACTTTATGTTTACATTTTCGAAACCAACGTTTTCGTTCTAAACCTGTTCCATGTGCCTGTGAACCAGATTTTCATGATGGCTTTTTACTTGAAGTACACAGAGAAAGCTTAG GTGATGGAACTCGAATGGCTGATTCAACAACAATGTTATCAATAAGTGATCCAGTTCATATGGTGCTAATCAAAACAGACATATTTGGTGAGACTACTTTGGTGGCATCCTATTTTCTCGAATGGCGATCAGTTTTGGGCTCAGAAAATGGAATGACCAGTCTTACTGTGGAACTTATGGGTGTAG gCACAGAATCAAAAGTTTCTGtgggaattttaaatataaaacttgagATGTACCCACCACTCAATCAAACATTATCTCAAGAAGTAGTGAACACACAG ctTGCTTTGGAACGTCAGAAAACTGCAGAGAAAGAGCGATTATTTCTTGTATATGCAAAGCAGTGgtggagagaatatttgcaaattcgACCTTCACACAGCTCACGGCTGGTTAAGATTTTTGCACAG gaTGAAAATGGGATAAATAGACCAGTTTGTTCCTATATTAAACCACTTCGAGCTGGGAGGCTTCTGGATACTCCAAGGCAGGCAGCAAGATTTGTTAATGTCCTTGGTTATGAAAGAGCCCCTGTTATTGGAGGAGGAGGTAAACAGGAACAGTGGTGCACTCTGCTGGCCTTTCTCTGTAGAAACAAG gGTGACTGTGAAGATCATGCTAACCTTCTATGCAGCCTTCTTCTTGGATATGGATTAGAAGCCTTTGTCTGTGTTGGGACTAAGGCAAAAGGAGTACCTCACGCGTGGGTTATGACCTGTGGAACTGATGGGACTATCACTTTTTGGGAGAGTTTAACAGGACACAG gTACATCCACAAACCTGCCAATCCTGATGAATCTCCAGTTGCTGAACAGCCCAAACCATTGTACCCATATCGAACAATTGGTTGTGTTTTCAATCATCAGATGTTCCTGGGAAATTGTCAGCCCTCTGACTCAGTAGAAATCTGTGTATTTGATTTGAATGATGAATCCAAATGGAAACCCATGAGTGAAGAAGCAATCAAATCTGTTTGTGCTCCGGGAGCTACAacatcccttcctccctttccccctctgtGTGCATCCACAATTGATGCTTCTGTAACaagtaatgaaatagaaatgcAGCTAAGGCTGCTAGTGTCAGAACACAGGAAG GATCTTGGTCTCACTACTGTTTGGGAAGACCAGCTTTCCTATCTCTTATCACCAGCTTTGGCTTCTTATGAATTTGAACGTACAACAAGTATATCTGCAGGcaatgaagaatttcaagatgcCATAAGGAGAGCTGTACCTGATGGTCACACATTTAAAGGGTTCCcaatacattttgtatatagaaatgcaaggcGTGCATTTGCCACATGTCTTCG GTCTCCTTTCTGTGAAGAAATAATCTGTTGCCGTGGAGACCAGGTGCGACTGGCAGTTCGTGTCCGAGTGTTTACTTACCCTGAATCTGCATGTGCTGTTTGGATCATGTTTGCTTGTAAATATCGCTCGGTATTATAG